Below is a window of uncultured Cohaesibacter sp. DNA.
CTGACACACCAGACATCGAACAGGTCGGTCAGCGGGGCGCTGGCCACGGCATCCTTGCCTTTCGCCAGATAAGGGGCCGCCTTCTGCGAAATGCGCAAGGCAACTTCACCTTCGGCATTGATGCTCAGGGTCTTGAAACCGGGGACCAGCTTGTCGGCGGCCACGATTTCTTTCTCATGCATCGGAGCGAAGAAGATTTCGTCAATGCCCATTGCTTTCTGGGCCGGGGGAGTGGAGCCACCAACCTTCCATGCGGCGCAATAGCCGGCATCCTTGGCGATGACGGCCTTGACGCGATCATAGGCATCCGGCAGGGAAGCGGGCATCTGATCGGCAGTGAGTGTAACGCTGGCAAGCGGGGTGATTTCAGTGCGTACGTAAGCGGACATGATGGTATCCTGTGGTGAGATGGAACGGAATGCCGCACTTTTCATTGCAAAATGCGGTGGCAATGGCGGGCCTGTTCGGGCAAAGACCGGACAGGCCACGGGATGATATCAATATTGGCCTTCCTGAACGGGGCTCCAGACCGCCTTGTCGATGGCGCCGCCCGGATGCATGATGACCTTGGCGGCAATGGCATGCGCCATGCGGGCCGCTTCGTCAACGCTTTTGTCCTGAATGCGCATGCCGATATAGCCTGCGGCAAAGGAATCTCCTGCTCCGGTGGTATCGACCGGTTTGAGTTTTGCCGGAGGGGCAACCTCGAGGCGGCCCTCGCCATTGACGATGACGCAGCTATTGTCGCCGCCCTTGATGATGGCTTCGCCAGCGCCCCAGCCGCGCCATGCATCAGCGATCTTGTCCGCGTCGCTCTCCTGCCAGAGAGCAGCATGGTCTTCACAGCCAACCAGCGCAAAATCGGTGACGCTCGCCGCCTTGCTGAAGACCGCGCGGCACTTGTCGCGATCCGGCCAGAGCGCAGGGCGGAAATTGGGGTCAAAGGCAACCTTCACCTTGCCCTTGAGAGAGCCAAGAGCGGCAAGCAGATTGTCGCGCTGCACATCGTCCAGAATCGCCAGCGTGATGCCGGAGAAATAAACCAGATTGAACTGGCCGAGCAGTTCGGCGATCTTCTCGACCGACCAGCCGCCAAACATCAGCTTGGCTGCGGCATCATTGCGCCAATATTGGAAATAGCGCTCGCCTGTCTCGTCATTCTCGATCATGTAAAGACCGGGATTCTTGCCTTCCACCAGCGTGATGTGATCCACCTTGATGCCTTCGCTGACAAATTTCTCGCGCATGCTCTGGCTCTGCATGTCAGCACCCAGTCCGGTGATATAGGAGACTTCTGCCTTGGGAGCGAACTGGCGCACCAGATAGGTTGCCGTATTGAATGTGTCACCGGCAAAGGCTTGCCGGAAGATCTTTGTGCCCTCCGGGAAGCCCTCTACGCCCTTGGCAGGCGACAGTTCGATCATGCATTCGCCGATGGAGGCGATTTTAAGCAGCTCATTCATGCGTTTTCTCCTTGATCTGCTCCACTGGCAGCTTGAAAGCCAGAAAGCCCGTTTATTTCCAGAATTCTCATTTTTGCTCTGGCTGTCTGTTCCAGTGCCGGATACTGATCTGCGCCCTTTCGGGGGCGGGATATTTTTTTTCAATCAGCGAGATTGGTAAGTTATTGATGAATAACTTGAAGACGTTCCGTGCTGCCTGATCTTGGATCGCTTGCCGAGAGGCAGATGCCAAAGGGCTCTTCAGAAAGGCTCCGTCAGCCAAATAGGGCGGGCGAGGGCGCGCCGAATTGACCCCTTCAGGTGACAAATAACAGGGCGAAAAGTGCGCCAAAATGTCGCGGAAAAGGGTGGCGGTCCGAAAGGGTTTGTGCCTGTTGGAGAATGCCATCGCCCGCATCTTCATTCTTTAAGCTCGTGTTTTTATCTATTTACAACAATGGCTTAATTAGCGCCGTCGATCTGGTTCAATTCTCGGGAGCGGCCTGTCTGATTGCTGATGGGCTGTGTGACAATTTCTTTCCCTTCAGAAGCTGACGGATTGATAGAATTGTCGCACCAACATCGCTCTGACGGCCTCCCTTGATCTTTCCATATGATTAGATTGAGAGATGCCAAAGCACAATATTGAAAGAGCTGCGACATTTGGTCTTACGGTAAGATGCGTAATGTCTGGCGACTCCACGAGTGGAGCTAGCGCCTAAAGTAGTAGCTCGTCAATGTGGTGTTGGATTTTGCACGACAATCAAAAGGAGAAATTTCTATGCCTTTGGGCACTGTCATCTGAAACATGAACTGATTTATTCAGTGCCTTTTCCACCGAATTAGCTCTCCTTTTGTCTGGGAATCGAAGGTGAAATACGGGTTAGTACGATGGTAAAATTGATAACTGGTGTACCAGATACTGAATGTTAGATTTAATATTTGACGTAACAGATTTTGCCCAATAGGATCGGCGCCAGGAGGAAATTATGGTTCAATCGGGAGGATCGGCCGAGTTTGATGCGTTCGGAAAACGAACGCTGTTGGCTGGTACACAGACATTGCTGAGAGGACTGACCATTCTGGAGCTCATCGGGAGCGGGGTGGCCAATGTCAAAGGTCTTTCGGACGCACTCAAGGTTCCGCGCAGCACGATTACGCGCATGCTGCACAATCTGGTGACCGAAGGCTATCTCTATCACATTCCCGAAAAGGGCTATTTCCTTGGTCCTCGCCTTGTAAATCTTGGCGACAGGGCGCGCGAACAGCGGCCGCTGGTTGGCGTTGCCAGACCCTTTCTTGAGGCCCTGTCCGATCAGGTGCTCGATACGATCCATCTGGGTGCCCCCACCAATGAGGGCACGATGATCTATCTGGACAAGATCAACGGCAGTCGCGGGTTTCAGATGCGGTCCCGAATTGGCCTGACGGTGCCAATGGCCTTTACCGGCTTGGGCAAGGCGGTGCTGATGACCATGAGTGAGAGCGAATGGAGTAATTTCTACTCCTTTGCCGCCAATCACCCCCGCCTTCAGAATTCCGGGCCGGACCTGAAAAGCTATGAGCAATTCTGCGCTGATCTGCTGCTGTCCAGAGAGCGCGGATACACCTTTGACGACGAAGAGAATGAAATCGGCATTCGCTGCATTGCCGCCCCTGTCTATGCTGAAGGTGCCTCTGCCTATGCTGAAGGTGAAAGAGCGGTCGCGGCCATTTCCATTTCAAGCACACTCAACTTCATGCCATCCGAGCGCATCAATCTGCTCGGGCCGGTGATCATGAGATGTGCGCAGAAGATTTCTCGGGAACTCGGTTGGAGTAATATGAAATGAGTCTCTTGATCGCACTTGATTGGGGCACATCAAGCCTTCGTGCCTATTTGCTGGAAGATGGCAAGATACTGGATCAGCGCCATAGCCCTTATGGTATTCAGCATCTGCCCGCGCCCGGTGGTGTCAAAGGCTATGAGGCTGCGTTCGAAAGCATTTGTGGCGACTGGCGCAAGCAATATCCCGATGTGCCCGTTGTAACCGGAGGCATGGTCGGTTCGGCTCAGGGCTGGTCTGAAGCCCCTTATGTGCGCTGCCCGGCAGACCTCGGTGATCTGGCCAGTAATGCCGGAAAGGCCACGCTGCCCGATGGCGGGACGTTGCATATCGTGCCGGGCGTGCTGCTGGATGCTCCCGACCTCGCCCCCGATGTGATCCGTGGTGAGGAAATCCAGATTGCGGGCGCTCTGATCGATCATGATGACTGGTGGCAAGCCTCCCGCATCCTGCTGCCGGGCACCCATTCCAAATGGGTTACCATGAGCAAGGGCAAGCTTGACAGTTTCTCGACCTATATGACGGGCGAAATATTCGCTGTCCTGTGTGATCACTCCATTCTCGGGCGTCTGATGCCGGAAGCCAAGGCTGCTGCGGAAGATGCCGACAAGGCCTTTGATCTGGGACTGTCCGTTGCCAAAAGCGGTCAGGCTGGGGATCTCACCCATCAGCTGTTTGCGACCCGCACCATGGGGCTGACCGAACGCCTGCCAAAGGAAGCCCTGCGTTCCTATCTCTCCGGCCTTCTGATTGGCAATGAACTGACGGCGGCAACCCGCGAGCTGCGCGATGATGCATCGCTGCCGCTGATCATGATCGGCGATGACAAGCTGTGCGATCTCTACAAGCGCGCGCTTTCCAGCTTCGGCATTGAATGCACGGCCCAGTTCGACAACACCGCCTATATCGGGCTCTGGAAATTCGCACAAGAGAGCGGCCTTCTCTAGGCTTGCCCATCGGGGAAGCGAGAGATCGCCGCATTCATTTTTACGAGAACTGCTATAGCAGATCTAACATCAAGGTATCAAAGGGCAAGAAGATGAAAGCACTTGTATATGCCGGTCCCAACAAGGTTGAGGTCAGGGACGTTCCTGAACCCAAAGCGCAAGAAGGCGCAGTGAAAGTCAAGATGCTCTATTGCGGTCTGTGCGGCAGCGACATCGGCATCTATTCGGGCAAGCATCCACGCGCTCAGGCTCCTCTCATTCTGGGGCATGAATTTGTCGGTATTGTCGATGAAGCTCCTGCTGGTAGCAAGTTCGAAAAGGGCGACCGCGTCACCGCCTATCCGCTGATTTCTTGCGGTGAATGCTATCCCTGCAAGAATGGCACGCCCCATGTTTGCCAGACCCTGCATCTGCTGGGCATTGATGTCGACGGCGCCATGGCAGACCATTGCTGGGTTGACGAGAATGTTCTGGTCAAGGTGCCCGACGGGGTCTCCGACAAGCTGGCAGCACTGGCCGAGCCTCTCGCCGTTGTCGTGCGCACCCTGCATCAGGCCAATTTCAAGACCCTTGATCGCTGTGTCGTCATGGGCGCGGGCCCGATCGGCATCCTGACCGCCATTCTGCTCAAGCATTCCGGAGCATCCCAGATCATCATCTCCGACATTGACGAAGGCCGTCTGGCTCTTTGCAGAGAGTTCGGTTTCGATGCGGTCAATGTCCGCGACAGCAATCTGGTCGATCACGTCAATGCGGCCACGGGCAATGTCGGCGCGGATATCGTCTTTGAATGTTCCGGTGTTGAAAGCGCGGCTCTGGAAGTGACCAAGCTGACCCGCGTTGGCGGCATGATCTGCATGACCGGTGTTCACAAGGCCCCTCATGCGGTCAATCTGATGGATCTCAACTTCAAGGAACAGACCATGGTCGGCAGCCGCGTCTACACCATGCGCGAATTCGCCGATTCCGTGCCTCTGCTGGCCAATATGGCTGAGGATCTGGAAAAGGTTATCTCACAGGTCGTCCCCCTCAGCGAAAGCGACAAGATCTTTGACATGGTTGCCGATCCCTCCCTGCGCACCATCAAGATTCTCGTCGATTGTCAGGCCTGAATTCAAGGAAAACACAATGTATAAACTGGATCTATCCGGCCAGAAGGCCATCGTCACCGGTGGCACACGCGGCCTCGGGCTTGGCATGGTCGAAGGTCTGCTGGAAGCAGGCGCCGAAGTGCTGATCGTTGGCTCAAGCGACAAGGCCGCTGAAGTGGCTGCCTCGCTCTGTAAAAACGGAGCCAAATGCCACGGATTGGCCATCGATCTGGCCGATGCGACCTCCCGCGCCGAAGGTTTTGACAAGGCTGTGACCATGCTCGGTGGTGAGTTGAATATTCTGGTCAATTGCGCCGGTGTGCAGAGCCGCCATCCTTCCGAAGAGTTTCCGCTGGAAGACTGGAACTGGGTGCTGGAGGTCAATCTCAACGCCGTGTTCGACCTGTGCCAGCGCGCAGCCAATGTCATGCTGCCCAAGGGCCGGGGCAAGATCATCAATATCGCTTCGCTGCTCAGCTTCTTTGGCGGCTTCACCGTGCCGGCCTATGCCGCTTCCAAGGGCGGGGTGATGCAGTTGACCAAGGCCCTGTCCAACGAATGGGCCAGCAAGGGCATCAATGTCAACGCACTGGCTCCGGGCTACATGGCCACGGACATGAACACCGCTCTGTTGGCCGATGAGGGCCGCAACGCAGAAATCACCGCACGTATTCCAGCCAAGCGCTGGGGCAATGGCGAGGACATGAAAGGTCCCCTGGTGTTCCTCGCCTCCGCAGCATCCGATTACGTCCACGGTGTCACATTACCGGTAGATGGCGGCTATCTGGGCCGCTAACCGAAGGAGTTTACGAATGAAAATCGTCATTACCGATCTTGATCACGCTGATCAGAATATGGAGCGGGAAGTCTTTGCCAAGGCTGGTCTGGAATTCGCCCTGCTGGAATGCAGGACCGAGGACGATCTGATCAACCAGATCAAGGATTATGAGATTGCCCTCAACCAGTATGCCCCTTTCACCAAGCGTGTCTTTGACGCTCTGCCCAATCTCAAACAGATCATTCGCTATGGTGTTGGCGTGAATAATGTCGATCTTGAGGCTGCCAAGGAAGCCGGTGTGCAGGTTTGCAACGTGCCTGATTATGGCATGCATGAGGTTTCCGACCACGCCATTGCGCTCAGCCTTTCCATCATCCGCAAGGTGCCGAAAATGGACAAGGCCGTTCATGATGGCGTCTGGGATTTCACCGTGGCCGCTCCAATCCGCCGCTTCTGCGAAACCACGGTTGGTGTTGTTGGCCTTGGTCGCATCGGTCGCCTCTATGCCAAGAAAATGCATGAGCTTGGTTTCAAGATTGTCGGCTATGACAAATTCTACAAGCCCAGTGCTGCCGATGGCACCGACTATATCAAGGGCGCGTCTCTTGATGAGGTGATTGCCGAGGCTGATATCTTCGCGCTTTTCTGCCCGGTCACGAATGACAATTTCCATATGATCGATGAGGCCGCAATCAGCCGCATGAAGAATGGCGTCTATATCGTCAACACCGCCCGCGGTGGATTGATCGATGAAGACGCCCTCGCAAAAGCCCTGAAGTCCGGCAAGATCGCCGGAGCTGCGCTTGATACCACCGAAATCGAACCTCTGCCGGAAAATAGCCCCTTGCGTGCTTTGGATAACTGCCAATTGACGCCGCATATGGCTTGGTATTCGGAAGATGCCGCTCTTGAGCTGAAACGTAAAGTTGCAGAAGAGGCGGTTCGTTTCTCAAATGGAGAAAGTATTAATTGGGGTTTGGTCCAACTTTAAGCCAAGCAACAATTTCTATAACTTCGCGATTAACTTAGAGACATTTACCACAGGAGGAAGAAATGTCCATTAAAACACTTACACTTGCAGCTGTATTGGCTGTAGGTACAATCGTTTCCCCGGCAGTTGCAGAAACACTTCGTTTCTCAAACGTCACATCCGTATCGGGTAAGGACGCTGGCGTTGAATTCAAACGCATCGTGGAGGAAAAGACCAACGGCTCTATCGAAGTCAAGCATTTCCCGGACAACCAGCTGGGCAACGACCGCGTCATCACTGAAAGCACCATCTTCGGTGACATCGATATCGGCGTCAGCTCCACCTCTCCGCTGGCTACCCTGTTCCCGGATCTCTATGCGTTCGACGCGCCTTTCCTCTTCCTCAGCCCGGAAGATGCCTATGCCAAGCTCGACGGTGAAACCGGTCAGGCAATCCTGAAGACCCTTGAGAAAAAAGGCCTGAAGGGTCTGGCTTTCTGGGAAAACGGCTTCCGTAACTTCACCAACTCCAAAAAGGCGGTCGCCGAGCCTTCCGACCTTTCGGGCATGAAAATCCGCACCATGGAAAACGACGTGCATCTGGCTGCATGGCGTGCCCTTGGTGCCAACCCAACCCCGATGGCTTTCTCCGAACTGTTCACCGCTCTGCAGCAGGGCACGGTTGACGGTCAGGAAAACCCGCTCGGCATCATCGACGGCAACCGTTTTCAGGAAGTTCAGAGCAACGTGTCTCTGACCCAGCATGTTTACACGCCATATATCGTGTTCATGAATCTGGATAAATTCAACTCCCTGAGCGACGTAGAGCAGGATGCGATCCTGACCGCCGCCAAGGAAACCACCACCTTCCAGCGCAACCGTTCTCAGGAACTGGAAAAAGAAATCCTGACCAAGATCAAGGATGACGGTGTGACGGTTACCGAACTGACCCCGGCTCAGAAATCAGAATGGCAGAAGATCGTTGTGGACGCGAAGATCTATGATCTCGTCAAATCCAAAATGGATCATCCTGAATATATGGATGCCTTGCTGAAGAAATAAGCCTCATCGTCGCGAGTTGCGAGGGCTGGATTGCCAGTCCTCGCGCATATGCTGCCCTTGATGCCGCGCTCCGGGTGGGCGAGAGCCTTGGCGCATCATATGTCTTGCGGCCACTGAATTCGATATTCGAAAAGGACCAAGTAGATGACCATTCTACGCTTTTTGGACAAATATTTCGAAATTTCAATCAGCGTCTTTCTCCTGCTCTTCATGACCGCGCTTATCGCGGTGCAGGTATTCATGCGGTATGTGATGGGGGAATCTCTGTCCTGGTCCGAAGAATTGGCGCGTTACGTTTTCATCTGGCTGATTTATCTGATGATCAGCTATAGCGCTCGTGAGATGAAGCATATCAAGATCGACGCCGCTCTGGGGCTCTTCCCCCAGTCATGGCAGCGTTGGGTGGTTATTGTCGGTGATCTGCTGTTCCTCGCTTTCGCTCTCTTCATCGTCAAGACGACCTACACGCTCGTTCTCAAGCAGATGATGCTTGACCAGCGCTCGACCGCTCTGGCGATCCCGCTCTGGATGATCTATGCCGCGCCCGGGGTTGGCTTCTTTCTGGCTTCGATCAGACAGGTGCAAACCATCATCTGGCGCCTGCGCAATCCTGACAAAACCAATATCGAGGAGTTCTAAGGCATGGTCGCTACAGTCCTCTTTACAAGCCTTGTCCTGTTCCTCATCCTCAATGTCCCTGTTGGCATTGCCATTGGTCTGGCCTCGGCTGCGGCGGCGCTCGTCGCAGAAGCGCTCTCGCCCAACTATATTTCCCAGCAGCTGATTGCCGGTACTGACAGCTTTCCGATCATGGCGATCCCGCTGTTCATTCTGGCCGGTGACCTGATGGGGGCAGGCGGTGTGTCGCGCCGTATCCTTGATGTCGCCAACGTCTTTTTCGGCCGCGTGACCGGTGGTCTGGCCATCGTCACCGTTGCCGTCTGCATGTTCTTTGCTGCCGTATCCGGCTCCGGCCCGGCCACTGTGGCCGCCGTCGGCTCCATGGTCATTCCGACCATGTTGGAGAAGGGCTATTCCAAATCCTTCACACTGGCTCTGGTGGCAACCGCTGGATCGATTGGCGTCATCATCCCGCCATCCATCCCGATGGTGATCTTCGGTGTCGCAACGGGTACCTCCATTTCCAACATGTTCATGGCTGGTATTGTTCCGGGCTTCCTGATCGGCTTCGCGCTGATGGGCTGGAGCTATTATTATGCCAAGAAACAAGGGATTGCCGGGGTTGAAGGCAAGTTTGACTGCCACGTTGCCGCCAAGCTGGTATGGGAAGCAAAATGGGCGCTTCTCAACCCGATCATCATTCTGGGTGGCATCTATGCGGGTATCTTCACCCCGACGGAAGCCGCCGCCGTGGCAGCCGTCTATGCCTTGCTTTGCGGTCTGGTGCTCTATCGCGAGATCAGCCTGAAGCATTTGCTCAAGACGGTGGCGCGTTCCTGCTCCACCACCGGTACGACGATGGTCATTCTGGGCTGCGCAACGGCCTTTGCCAAGATCCTGACCATTGAGCAGATCCCGGTTCAGGTGGCCGATCTGATGACGACCATTTCGGACAATCCGATCATCATTCTGATGATCATCAACGTCCTGCTGCTGTTCGTCGGCTGTGTCATGGATACCACGCCAGCCATTCTGGTGCTGTCTCCGATCCTGTTCCCTGTGGCCACTTCCATGGGTGTTGATCCGATCCATTTCGGCATCATCATGGTCGTCAACCTTGCGATCGGTTTCATCACGCCTCCTTTGGGTATCAACCTGTTCGTGGCGGCAAGGGTCGGCAACGCCCAGCTCGGCACAGTGGTGCGAGGCATTCTGCCTTTCATTGCGATCATGATCATTCTCCTCTTGATCATATCCTACGTACCACCCGTCTCGATCGGCATCTTCAGCCTGTTGGGTCGATAACCAATGAGAGCCCGCTCCTTACCGGGTGCGGGCTCTTCTATCTTTCTTCCCTGAAATTTCTGAAAGTGTGAACCATGTCCTTTGAACAGTTTGTCGGGCAATGCCCTCTTGTGGCCATTTTGCGTGGTCTGGCGCCGGAAGAGGCTCTTGGAATGGGCCAGTGCCTGATTGATTCAGGCTTCACCATGATAGAGGTTCCGCTCAATTCTCCTCGACCCTTTGAAAGCATCTCGATCTTGCAGGAAAGCTTTGGCCGCCGTGCCCTGATTGGTGCTGGCACCGTGTTGAGCAGGGAAGCCGTTGATGGCGTGGCAGCCGCAGGAGGCAAGCTGATCGTCATGCCTCATTGCAACACCGATGTGATTTCCTATGCCAAGTCTCTTGGCCTCTATTGTGTACCCGGTATCGCGACGCCAACGGAAGCTTTTGCCGCGCTTGATGCCGGAGCGGACGCGCTTAAACTCTTCCCTGCAGAAAATGCGGCTCCCGCAGTGGTCAAGGCCATGCTTGCAGTCCTGCCCAAAGCCACGCGTATCCTCCCAGTGGGCGGGATTGCACCTGACAATATGGCTGATTACTGGGCTGCGGGAGCCGCCGGGTTCGGCTTGGGCAGTGCTCTTTACAAGCCCGGCATGCCAACCGAACAGGTTGGAGCCAATGCCCGCGCCTTCATTGAAGCCATTGAGGGCCTAAAGCAGAATTGAAGCCGAACTGAAGCACCTAGCCCGATTTTTCAAATTTCCCTATCTCCATAAGGAGAGATTTTCATGACTAGAATTATTGATGTTACCGTCAAGGATATCCGCTTTCCCACCTCCCGCAATCTGGACGGCTCCGATGCGATGAATGAAGCGCCGGACTATTCGGCGACTTATGTCATCCTGAAAACGGATAGCGGCCAGCAGCTTACCGGCCATGGCCTGACTTTCACCAACGGGCGCGGCAATGATCTTGTGGTCGCCGCGGCAGAAACCCTTGCCAGAAGCTTTGTTATTGGCAAGGAGTTGGAAGAGATTACTGCCGATTTTGGTTCATTCTGGCATCAGCTTGTTGCCGGAGATTCCCAGTTGCGCTGGCTTGGCCCGGAAAAGGGGCTTGTTCATCTGGCAACCGCCGCGCTGGTCAATGCCCTGTGGGACATGTGGGCCAAGTCGGTTGGCAAGCCGGTCTGGAAGCTGCTCGCTGACATGACGCCTGAAGAGCTGGTCCGCTGCGTCGATTTCACCTATATCGAGGATGCCATCACCCCGCATGAAGCGCTGGCGCTGCTCAAACGCAAGCAGGCGGGCAAGGCGGCGCGTGAAGCGGAAATGTTCGCCAAGGGCTATCCGGCCTACTCGACAGCTGCTGGCTGGCTTGGCTATTCGGAAGAGAAAATGCGACGTCTGGCGCGCGAAGCCGTCGCAGGCGGCTGGACCCATCTCAAGCAGAAGGTTGGTGCGGACATCGAACAGGATGTTGAGCGAGCCCGCATCCTGCGCGAGGAACTGGGCTGGGATCGCCATCTGATGATGGATGCCAACCAGATCTGGGGTGTTGAGGAAGCGATTGCCAATATGCGTCGTCTGGCCGAATTCGACCCGCTCTGGATCGAGGAGCCGACCAGCCCGGACGATATACTCGGTCACAAGGCCATTCGGGATCAAATCGGCACCATCGGTGTTGCCACCGGAGAGCATGCCCACAATCGGGTCATGTTCAAGCAATTCTTTCAGGCCGAAGCCTTCGATTTCTGCCAGCTTGATCCGGCCCGTCTGGGCGGGGTGAATGAGGTGCTGGCGGTGCTGCTCATGGCTGCGAAATATGGCGTGCCGGTCTGCCCCCATGGTGGCGGCGTCGGCCTGTGCCAATATTCACTCAATGTGGTGCTGTTCGATTATATTGCCGTAAGCGGTAGTCTGGAAAAACGCGTGCTGGAATATGTCGATCATCTGCACGAGAATTTCGAAGAGCCTCTGGTCCTCAGACAAGGGCGCTATTACCCGCCGCAGATGCCGGGCTATGGCGCAACGCTGAAGCCGGACTCGCAAGAAAGATTTGCTTTTCCTGATGGCGAGGAATGGTCCGGAACCGATTGATCTCCCCCAACGGATCGGTAATTCCCCTTTTTTCGCCATGGAGCAGAGCCGCAAAGTGCAAGCCGCTTTGCGGCTCTGTGTCATTCACCCACAGCCATTCACAGCCGCTCGCAGGGTTATTCGCGCTGATATGGACAAAATAAAAGGTGACCGATTGGGAGGCGGTCACCTTTCATCAAAACTGTCGGCTCTCAATCTTTCCGATTGAAAGGAATGCGGCATTATCACACGGATGCGATACGCGATTTCATCGCAGGACCATGCTTTCTTGGCCGTCTGGCTGCTGTTGTCTCATGAGACTTGAACAAACGAGCCAGCAGGGAATGAAATTGTTTGGACCGCTCGAAATGGCCACGTGCCAGAGCGTTGTTAATTTCGTTGTGACTCAGATATCTCATTTTCCGTTCCTATCTTGCAGGAGTGAAGAAGGATATGTTCTTCATTATGGAATATATTAGCATGTATGTTTCTCTTCGAGAAGCATTTCGCAAGTCTCTTGCCTCTGCGTTGAGTGGAAAGAAGATTCCATTCTTTCGATCTATTCTTTTGGGACGCTTTTGGAATATATATTTCCAAATTGGATATATGAGGGTGATTTGTGTTTGAGAATTTTATCAATCTCTGTGGATTGTTCTAAATTGCAATTTTAAACAGGAAAATATATGCAAAGCAATTATCGTCGCTTTGTAAATAAATTACGCGATATTTTCTGCCGCAGACGTTGGCCGTATCAAGGCTCTCTTTTCTTCTGCTGCGCCTATGCGCAATGCGGTCCGGGCAATTTAGCTGCCCTTTGAACCGGTCGCTTGCCCGGCGCTCTTGGGCGCCATGGTGCGCGAGAGCTGGGGAGGACTGGAAAGGAGCCCGGCGATCTTTGCCATGATCAGGGCCGCTCCGGCATCACTGACATGGTCGTCATCGACATAGAGCGAATAGCCGTCTTTTT
It encodes the following:
- a CDS encoding TRAP transporter large permease, whose translation is MVATVLFTSLVLFLILNVPVGIAIGLASAAAALVAEALSPNYISQQLIAGTDSFPIMAIPLFILAGDLMGAGGVSRRILDVANVFFGRVTGGLAIVTVAVCMFFAAVSGSGPATVAAVGSMVIPTMLEKGYSKSFTLALVATAGSIGVIIPPSIPMVIFGVATGTSISNMFMAGIVPGFLIGFALMGWSYYYAKKQGIAGVEGKFDCHVAAKLVWEAKWALLNPIIILGGIYAGIFTPTEAAAVAAVYALLCGLVLYREISLKHLLKTVARSCSTTGTTMVILGCATAFAKILTIEQIPVQVADLMTTISDNPIIILMIINVLLLFVGCVMDTTPAILVLSPILFPVATSMGVDPIHFGIIMVVNLAIGFITPPLGINLFVAARVGNAQLGTVVRGILPFIAIMIILLLIISYVPPVSIGIFSLLGR
- a CDS encoding 2-dehydro-3-deoxy-6-phosphogalactonate aldolase, which produces MSFEQFVGQCPLVAILRGLAPEEALGMGQCLIDSGFTMIEVPLNSPRPFESISILQESFGRRALIGAGTVLSREAVDGVAAAGGKLIVMPHCNTDVISYAKSLGLYCVPGIATPTEAFAALDAGADALKLFPAENAAPAVVKAMLAVLPKATRILPVGGIAPDNMADYWAAGAAGFGLGSALYKPGMPTEQVGANARAFIEAIEGLKQN
- a CDS encoding enolase C-terminal domain-like protein — translated: MTRIIDVTVKDIRFPTSRNLDGSDAMNEAPDYSATYVILKTDSGQQLTGHGLTFTNGRGNDLVVAAAETLARSFVIGKELEEITADFGSFWHQLVAGDSQLRWLGPEKGLVHLATAALVNALWDMWAKSVGKPVWKLLADMTPEELVRCVDFTYIEDAITPHEALALLKRKQAGKAAREAEMFAKGYPAYSTAAGWLGYSEEKMRRLAREAVAGGWTHLKQKVGADIEQDVERARILREELGWDRHLMMDANQIWGVEEAIANMRRLAEFDPLWIEEPTSPDDILGHKAIRDQIGTIGVATGEHAHNRVMFKQFFQAEAFDFCQLDPARLGGVNEVLAVLLMAAKYGVPVCPHGGGVGLCQYSLNVVLFDYIAVSGSLEKRVLEYVDHLHENFEEPLVLRQGRYYPPQMPGYGATLKPDSQERFAFPDGEEWSGTD